A genomic segment from Stappia indica encodes:
- a CDS encoding ABC transporter permease has protein sequence MTYYRLALATVLSGLFNAFNANKTSWVGLAVFLIVALLAILAPVIAPYDPLQQNILYRLKPPSEAHWFGTDYYGRDTLSRILWGARISLTIGLLAIGSAMIIGTLIGMVAGYFGGRTDLLTMQVMDVLLAFPSLILGLIVVAMLGPSVANLVIAIALTAIPPFARIARAPTIAVKNREFIEAGHALGYSHMRLMFRHILPNIAPEVLVMGSLWLATAIRVEASLAFIGLGVNPPTATWGGMIREGFENILDSFWLALFPSLAILVVVFSLNLLGDGLRDAVDPRLKGEQ, from the coding sequence ATGACCTATTACCGCCTCGCGCTGGCGACGGTGCTTTCGGGTCTGTTCAACGCCTTCAACGCCAACAAGACCTCGTGGGTCGGCCTTGCCGTGTTCCTGATCGTCGCCCTCCTGGCGATCCTGGCACCGGTCATCGCCCCTTACGATCCCCTGCAGCAGAACATCCTCTACCGCCTCAAGCCGCCGTCGGAGGCGCATTGGTTCGGCACCGACTACTATGGCCGCGACACGCTCTCGCGCATCCTGTGGGGCGCCCGCATCTCGCTGACCATCGGCCTGCTCGCCATCGGCTCGGCGATGATCATCGGCACCTTGATCGGCATGGTCGCCGGCTATTTCGGCGGCCGTACCGACCTGCTCACCATGCAGGTGATGGACGTGCTGCTGGCCTTCCCCTCGCTGATCCTCGGCCTGATCGTCGTCGCCATGCTCGGTCCGTCGGTCGCCAATCTCGTGATCGCCATCGCGCTCACCGCGATCCCGCCGTTCGCGCGCATCGCCAGGGCGCCGACGATCGCGGTCAAGAACCGCGAGTTCATCGAGGCCGGCCACGCGCTCGGCTACTCGCACATGCGGCTGATGTTCCGCCACATCCTGCCGAACATCGCGCCGGAAGTGCTGGTGATGGGCTCGCTGTGGCTCGCCACCGCCATCCGCGTCGAGGCTTCGCTCGCCTTCATCGGCCTCGGCGTCAATCCGCCGACGGCCACCTGGGGCGGCATGATCCGCGAGGGCTTCGAGAACATTCTCGACAGCTTCTGGCTGGCCCTCTTCCCCTCGCTGGCGATCCTCGTCGTCGTCTTCTCTCTCAACCTCTTGGGCGACGGCCTGCGCGATGCGGTCGATCCGCGACTGAAGGGGGAACAATGA
- a CDS encoding ABC transporter permease, giving the protein MTAFVLKRLGFAAITLFAVLTIVFFIVRVLPGDPALAILGDQASQSALEALRIRLGLDVPLYQQYFVFLGGVVVGDWGVSMVSGRPVIEEILKVLPATIELTVASLILGIVVGVPIGVWSAVRRNKLPDYLARIGSLLGLSFPAFVSAVLLLLFFSIHLRWFPVISSGQGSGLADRARDLALPAINLGLIMAAYITRVTRSAMLEVLNQDYVRTARAKGLAFAIIVWRHCLRNALIPVVTVVGLYLGILIGNSVLTEIVFNRPGLGKLIVGALNQRDYTMLQGMMVIYTLIVVLVNLITDLTYGLIDPRIKYS; this is encoded by the coding sequence ATGACCGCATTCGTTCTCAAGCGGCTTGGTTTCGCGGCGATCACGCTTTTCGCCGTGCTGACCATCGTCTTCTTCATCGTCCGCGTGCTGCCGGGCGATCCGGCGCTGGCGATCCTGGGCGACCAGGCCAGCCAGTCGGCGCTGGAGGCCCTGCGCATCCGCCTCGGCCTCGATGTCCCGCTCTACCAGCAGTATTTCGTCTTTCTCGGCGGCGTCGTGGTGGGCGACTGGGGCGTCTCCATGGTCTCGGGCCGGCCCGTGATCGAGGAGATCCTCAAGGTCCTTCCCGCGACCATCGAGCTCACCGTCGCCTCGCTGATCCTCGGCATCGTCGTCGGCGTGCCCATCGGCGTGTGGTCGGCGGTGCGCCGCAACAAGCTGCCGGACTATCTCGCCCGCATCGGCTCGCTGCTCGGCCTGTCGTTCCCGGCCTTCGTCTCGGCGGTGCTGCTGCTCTTGTTCTTCTCGATCCACCTGCGCTGGTTCCCGGTGATCAGCTCGGGCCAGGGCAGCGGCCTTGCCGACCGGGCGCGGGATCTCGCCCTGCCGGCGATCAATCTCGGGCTGATCATGGCCGCCTACATCACCCGCGTCACCCGCTCGGCGATGCTGGAGGTGCTGAACCAGGACTATGTGCGCACGGCCAGGGCCAAGGGCCTCGCCTTCGCGATCATCGTCTGGCGGCACTGCCTGCGCAACGCCCTGATCCCGGTGGTGACCGTCGTCGGCCTCTATCTCGGCATCCTGATCGGCAATTCGGTGCTGACCGAGATCGTCTTCAACCGCCCCGGTCTCGGCAAGCTGATCGTCGGCGCGCTCAACCAGCGCGACTACACGATGCTGCAGGGCATGATGGTCATCTACACGCTGATCGTCGTGCTGGTGAACCTGATCACCGACCTGACCTACGGCCTGATCGACCCGAGGATCAAATACTCATGA
- a CDS encoding ABC transporter substrate-binding protein, translating to MKTGLGIALAALLATGQAYAAGTTLNVGMASADAGKLDPHVATSTPDKGLLHWMFNGLVRIKPGEASPEFIEPDIASSWTTSDDGLTWVFSLRDDVECHGDYGKIDAEDVVYSLKRSANTDISAFAKDYTAFDSVEATGPLEVTIKLKNKIPSLLGLLVPYHGGNIVCKDAVEALGDEYQRTPIGTGPFMFAEYQPQQYVKLVANPDYFRGEPKIKEIFYRYIPSDSSRDLAFQAGEVDMIYGKQEQTWVERIKQVPGTVVSVMKPGEMSVIHLNMTMPPLDDLRVRQAVAHAINRDAMVQFKGPDVTLAAISPVPEGHLGYTADVPTYEHSVEKAKALLAEAGHPDGVTIKAIHTTLPGMLTTMEAIQALLREANINLEIETVEHATFHEQIRKDMSQVTHYAAARFPVADVYLTQFFYSPSIVGTPTAITNFSHCAVADAEIEAARVEGDKQKQLEYWAEAQRKIMAEVCAVPIVQSMQLWAWKDTLDLGVEVNGSLNLSPPVTEAASFSQ from the coding sequence ATGAAAACCGGACTGGGAATTGCACTTGCAGCCTTGCTGGCGACAGGACAGGCCTATGCCGCCGGAACGACCCTGAATGTGGGTATGGCGAGCGCGGATGCGGGCAAGCTCGACCCGCATGTGGCGACCTCCACCCCCGACAAGGGCCTCCTTCACTGGATGTTCAACGGTCTGGTGCGGATCAAGCCGGGCGAGGCGAGCCCGGAATTCATCGAGCCGGACATCGCCAGCAGCTGGACCACCTCCGATGACGGCCTGACCTGGGTCTTTTCCTTGCGCGACGACGTGGAGTGCCACGGCGACTACGGCAAGATCGACGCGGAGGACGTGGTCTATTCGCTGAAGCGCTCGGCCAATACGGACATCTCCGCCTTCGCCAAGGACTACACGGCCTTCGACAGCGTCGAGGCGACCGGTCCGCTGGAAGTCACCATCAAGCTCAAGAACAAGATCCCGAGCCTGCTCGGCCTCCTGGTGCCGTATCATGGCGGCAACATCGTCTGCAAGGACGCGGTCGAGGCGCTCGGCGACGAGTATCAGCGCACCCCCATCGGCACCGGCCCCTTCATGTTCGCCGAGTACCAGCCGCAGCAATACGTGAAGCTGGTCGCCAATCCGGACTATTTCCGCGGCGAGCCGAAGATCAAGGAGATCTTCTACCGTTACATCCCGTCCGATTCCTCGCGTGATCTTGCCTTCCAGGCCGGCGAAGTCGACATGATCTACGGCAAGCAGGAGCAGACCTGGGTCGAGCGCATCAAGCAGGTGCCGGGCACGGTCGTGTCGGTGATGAAGCCGGGCGAGATGTCGGTCATCCACCTCAACATGACGATGCCGCCGCTCGATGATCTGCGCGTGCGCCAGGCCGTCGCCCATGCGATCAACCGCGACGCCATGGTCCAGTTCAAGGGCCCGGACGTCACGCTTGCGGCGATCTCGCCGGTGCCCGAAGGCCATCTCGGCTACACCGCCGACGTGCCGACCTACGAGCATTCGGTGGAGAAGGCCAAGGCCCTGCTCGCCGAGGCCGGCCATCCGGACGGCGTGACCATCAAGGCGATCCACACCACGCTGCCGGGCATGCTGACCACCATGGAGGCGATCCAGGCGCTGCTGCGCGAGGCGAACATCAACCTGGAGATCGAGACCGTCGAGCACGCGACGTTCCACGAGCAGATCCGCAAGGACATGAGCCAGGTGACCCATTACGCGGCCGCCCGCTTCCCCGTCGCGGACGTCTACCTGACGCAGTTCTTCTACTCCCCGTCGATCGTCGGCACACCGACGGCGATCACCAACTTCTCCCATTGCGCGGTTGCCGATGCGGAGATCGAGGCGGCGCGCGTGGAAGGCGACAAGCAGAAGCAGCTCGAATACTGGGCCGAGGCCCAGCGCAAGATCATGGCGGAAGTCTGCGCCGTGCCGATCGTGCAGAGCATGCAGCTGTGGGCCTGGAAGGACACGCTCGACCTCGGCGTCGAGGTGAACGGATCGCTGAACCTCAGCCCGCCCGTCACCGAAGCCGCGTCCTTCTCGCAGTGA
- a CDS encoding SDR family NAD(P)-dependent oxidoreductase — protein MLNPEGRVVMVSGASRGIGLAITRKLLDKGYSVSAGARNPDALAGLLGDAPGDRFLCARYDAGERATHGEWLAATLARFGRLDGLVNNAGTSNTFSIESGEEEDLDALWTINVKGPLFLTRACLPHLKAAGSGRVINVASLSGKRVRNENVAYNMTKHALMALTHGTRRIGWDHGVRATAVCPSFVATDLTDGVTKISREEMIHPDDFAEITALALALPNTAAMAEMLVNCRLEDTL, from the coding sequence ATGCTCAATCCCGAAGGCCGCGTGGTCATGGTGTCCGGCGCCAGCCGGGGCATCGGGCTGGCGATCACCCGCAAGCTTCTCGACAAGGGCTACAGCGTCAGCGCCGGCGCGCGGAACCCGGATGCGCTCGCCGGGCTCCTGGGCGATGCGCCGGGCGACCGGTTCCTGTGCGCCCGCTACGATGCCGGCGAGCGCGCCACCCATGGCGAATGGCTGGCGGCGACGCTCGCCCGCTTCGGCCGGCTCGACGGGCTCGTCAACAATGCCGGCACCTCCAACACCTTCTCCATCGAAAGCGGCGAGGAGGAAGACCTCGACGCGCTGTGGACCATCAACGTCAAGGGCCCGCTGTTCCTGACGCGGGCCTGCCTGCCGCATCTGAAGGCCGCCGGCAGCGGCCGGGTGATCAATGTCGCCTCGCTGTCGGGCAAGCGCGTGCGCAACGAGAACGTTGCCTATAACATGACCAAGCACGCCCTCATGGCGCTCACCCACGGCACCCGCCGCATCGGCTGGGACCACGGCGTTCGCGCCACCGCCGTCTGCCCGAGTTTCGTCGCAACGGATCTGACCGACGGGGTCACCAAGATCTCGCGGGAGGAGATGATCCATCCCGACGATTTCGCCGAAATTACCGCCCTGGCGCTGGCCCTGCCGAACACGGCAGCCATGGCGGAAATGCTGGTAAACTGCCGGCTTGAAGACACGCTGTGA
- a CDS encoding NAD(P)/FAD-dependent oxidoreductase has protein sequence MNHPALATPDVLVIGAGITGTAAALEIAGAGGSVEVIDAYGPAAMASGWTLAGVRQSGRHPAELPLALAAVELWQDLHEHLGAPTGYRRSGNLRLARTDAEVATIRALVADQTRAGLQLAFLPDLSSVREIAPALSDRVLAASFCPSDGHADPLATVTAYANRAESLGARLAFGERVLRLEAEGGRIVRVVTDRRTLSPGTVLIAAGFLVNELLAPLGHGIPLRRPMVTVLRSTPCPPLLMPVLGVANANMAARQENDGRMRVTSGMEDWSGEIVEAGGRPTIRPRMQALGETIAKVAEVLPGFAEVELAECWAGALDLTPDALPVIDRLPGLDNAVVAAGFSGHGFGIGPVTGAIAGRIALGRDPGPDVSAFRYGRFAAQTGPDAPLTLHG, from the coding sequence ATGAACCATCCCGCCCTCGCCACGCCCGACGTGCTCGTCATCGGCGCCGGTATCACCGGCACCGCGGCAGCGCTCGAAATCGCCGGGGCGGGCGGGAGTGTGGAGGTGATCGACGCTTACGGCCCCGCCGCCATGGCCTCGGGCTGGACGCTGGCCGGCGTGCGCCAGTCGGGCCGCCATCCGGCGGAGCTGCCGCTGGCACTCGCCGCCGTCGAGCTCTGGCAGGATCTTCACGAACATCTCGGCGCGCCGACCGGCTATCGCCGCTCCGGCAACCTGCGCCTCGCCCGCACGGATGCGGAAGTCGCCACGATCCGCGCCCTCGTCGCAGACCAGACCCGGGCCGGCCTGCAGCTCGCCTTCCTGCCGGATCTTTCCAGCGTGCGCGAGATCGCCCCGGCCCTGTCGGACCGGGTTCTTGCCGCCTCCTTCTGTCCCTCGGACGGCCATGCCGACCCGCTTGCGACCGTCACGGCCTATGCGAACCGTGCCGAGAGCCTTGGTGCGCGCCTTGCCTTCGGCGAGCGCGTGCTGCGGCTGGAGGCGGAGGGCGGGCGCATCGTTCGCGTCGTCACCGACCGCCGCACCCTGAGCCCCGGCACGGTGCTGATCGCCGCCGGCTTCCTCGTCAACGAGCTGCTCGCCCCGCTCGGCCACGGCATCCCCTTGCGCCGGCCGATGGTCACCGTGCTGCGCAGCACCCCCTGCCCGCCCCTGCTCATGCCCGTCCTCGGCGTCGCCAATGCCAACATGGCGGCGCGCCAGGAGAACGACGGGCGCATGCGCGTCACCAGCGGCATGGAGGACTGGTCCGGCGAGATCGTCGAGGCCGGCGGGCGCCCCACCATCCGCCCGCGCATGCAGGCCCTTGGCGAAACCATCGCCAAGGTCGCCGAGGTGCTGCCGGGCTTTGCCGAGGTGGAGCTGGCCGAGTGCTGGGCCGGCGCGCTCGACCTGACGCCGGATGCGCTCCCGGTGATCGACCGGCTGCCCGGCCTCGACAATGCGGTCGTGGCGGCGGGCTTTTCCGGCCACGGCTTCGGCATCGGCCCGGTCACCGGCGCCATCGCCGGCCGCATCGCGCTCGGGCGCGATCCGGGCCCCGACGTGTCCGCCTTCCGCTATGGCCGCTTTGCCGCGCAAACCGGCCCCGACGCGCCGCTCACCCTGCACGGATAG
- a CDS encoding NAD(P)/FAD-dependent oxidoreductase: MSAADDHRQVPASTQVVVIGGGIVGVCTALFLAEKGIPVVLCEKGRIAGEQSSRNWGWIRKAGRDNRELQLMIESAAIWRDLAPRLGEDIGYGIRGTTYLAADETELEKHRTWLRENADFNHGSVLLGPQETDDLLKRNDRQFAGALHTPSDATAEPSLAVPAMARHAARLGATIIEGCAVRMIERAGGKVRSVVTEHGEIACQSVVLAGGVWSRTFLENLGLSLPQLAVKSSVLRTTPGPEVVAGAVGATKASLRRRADGGYTIARSGAAEFQLVPAAFRHFLDFLPVLADRWQMMKIRLSGDFFGPLGRHRWQADEVTPFEQVRVMDPVPDPRLLANVLAGAKALHPRLDGVEIAHSWGGLIDVMPDEIPVVDEPAGWSGLVVATGLSGHGFGIGPGVARLVVQQIEGDTPLVDMKPFAYTRFGRKSKAAA, translated from the coding sequence GTGAGCGCGGCAGACGATCACCGGCAGGTTCCGGCAAGCACACAGGTCGTGGTCATCGGCGGAGGCATCGTCGGTGTCTGCACCGCCCTCTTCCTCGCCGAAAAAGGCATTCCCGTCGTCCTGTGCGAGAAGGGCCGCATCGCCGGCGAACAGTCCTCGCGCAACTGGGGCTGGATCCGCAAGGCCGGCCGCGACAACCGCGAACTCCAGCTGATGATCGAGAGCGCCGCCATCTGGCGCGACCTTGCCCCGCGCCTCGGCGAGGACATCGGCTACGGCATTCGCGGCACCACCTATCTCGCCGCCGACGAGACGGAGCTGGAAAAGCATCGGACCTGGCTGCGCGAGAACGCCGATTTCAACCACGGGTCCGTGCTCCTCGGCCCGCAGGAGACCGACGACCTTCTCAAGCGCAACGACCGCCAGTTCGCCGGCGCCCTGCACACCCCGTCCGATGCCACCGCCGAGCCCTCCCTCGCCGTCCCGGCGATGGCGCGCCATGCCGCGCGCCTCGGCGCCACGATCATCGAGGGCTGCGCGGTCCGCATGATCGAGCGGGCCGGCGGCAAGGTGCGCTCCGTCGTCACCGAGCATGGCGAGATCGCCTGCCAGAGCGTGGTTCTGGCCGGCGGCGTGTGGTCGCGCACCTTCCTGGAAAATCTCGGCCTGTCGCTGCCGCAGCTGGCGGTGAAGTCCTCGGTCCTGCGCACGACGCCGGGGCCGGAGGTTGTCGCCGGCGCGGTCGGCGCCACGAAGGCTTCGCTGCGCCGGCGCGCCGACGGCGGCTACACCATCGCCCGCTCGGGCGCGGCGGAGTTCCAGCTGGTGCCGGCCGCCTTCCGCCATTTCCTCGACTTCCTGCCCGTGCTGGCCGACCGCTGGCAGATGATGAAGATCCGCCTCAGCGGCGATTTCTTCGGCCCGCTCGGCCGCCATCGCTGGCAGGCCGACGAGGTTACCCCGTTCGAACAGGTGCGGGTGATGGATCCGGTGCCCGATCCGCGCCTGCTCGCCAATGTGCTGGCCGGCGCCAAGGCGCTGCATCCGCGCCTCGACGGGGTCGAGATCGCCCATAGCTGGGGCGGGTTGATCGACGTCATGCCAGACGAGATCCCCGTCGTCGACGAGCCGGCCGGCTGGTCGGGCCTCGTCGTCGCCACGGGCCTGTCCGGCCACGGCTTCGGCATCGGCCCCGGCGTCGCCCGCCTGGTGGTCCAGCAGATCGAGGGCGACACGCCGCTGGTCGACATGAAGCCCTTCGCCTACACCCGTTTCGGCAGAAAATCGAAGGCGGCCGCATGA
- a CDS encoding LysR family transcriptional regulator translates to MVASISQRSLEAFRCVMRAGTVSAAADEMAISQPAVSRLIRDLEERLQLPLFSRRGGRVVATREAHELWTEVERSFVGLGQIERAATQIRQGYRATLTIAAAPAIAQSALPGVIAMLSQERPEFRAEFLSMTTLPVVRQVALRQCQVGFGIPTRHKHEVDVVGSGSVPFRFIGPPGHPLGTRDIVREEDLAGVDFVGFVDSTMSGRAFDRVFAKMRRPPVQKMKSYLSHIVSALVMRGLGVGIVDAFTARDHMRMGGVMRPVEIPDRFEYSIIKPHGDKLSPEALALVDGFERYVRGYQDD, encoded by the coding sequence ATGGTCGCTTCGATTTCGCAACGTTCCCTGGAAGCTTTTCGCTGCGTCATGCGCGCGGGAACGGTGTCCGCCGCCGCCGACGAGATGGCGATCTCGCAGCCGGCCGTCAGCCGCTTGATCCGCGATCTGGAGGAGCGGCTGCAGCTGCCGCTGTTCAGCCGAAGGGGCGGGCGCGTCGTCGCCACCCGCGAGGCGCACGAGCTGTGGACGGAGGTGGAGCGCAGCTTCGTCGGCCTGGGTCAGATCGAGCGCGCCGCGACCCAGATCCGCCAGGGGTACCGGGCGACGCTGACCATCGCCGCGGCCCCGGCCATCGCCCAGTCGGCGCTGCCCGGCGTGATCGCGATGCTGTCGCAGGAGCGGCCCGAGTTCCGCGCCGAGTTCCTGTCGATGACGACGCTGCCGGTGGTGCGGCAGGTGGCGCTGCGCCAGTGCCAGGTGGGCTTCGGCATCCCCACGCGCCACAAGCACGAGGTGGACGTGGTGGGCAGCGGCTCGGTGCCGTTCCGCTTCATCGGCCCGCCGGGCCATCCGCTGGGGACACGCGACATCGTGCGCGAGGAGGACCTTGCCGGCGTCGACTTCGTCGGCTTCGTGGATTCCACCATGTCCGGCCGGGCCTTCGACCGGGTCTTCGCCAAGATGCGCCGGCCGCCGGTGCAGAAGATGAAATCCTACCTCTCGCACATCGTCTCGGCGCTGGTGATGCGGGGGCTGGGCGTCGGCATCGTCGATGCCTTCACCGCGCGCGACCACATGCGCATGGGCGGGGTGATGCGCCCGGTCGAGATCCCCGACCGGTTCGAATATTCGATCATCAAGCCGCATGGCGACAAGCTGAGCCCGGAGGCACTGGCGCTGGTCGACGGGTTCGAGCGCTACGTCCGTGGTTATCAGGACGACTGA
- a CDS encoding ABC transporter substrate-binding protein: protein MRRALFAAAFALVASSATAQETEIRVHYAIPTIWADTQKALADAFMAKHPEIKVTLDGPAEGYPEGVQRLLREAVAGTAPDVAYVGLNRWRILQDRGLTQPLDGFLGDNPAEQGYTPALLSLGSFKGQQHALATSASTLVMYVNPKLVEQAGGSMDNFPTTFDGVIELAAKINALSDTIDGVWIDRHDWRYQSLLGAYGGRPMNEDETDITFDSEAGIEAARLYQRFAKEAGMKSYADSDARQALPAGTLGIMFESSSLQTRFEQGAGDAFKVTVKPLPLGTDDEASVYFPTGGSGIVMLTKDEAKQKAAWEYISFVTGPEGQKIIVENTGYAPANSIVVEDKEYLGAFYEKDPNALVAHSQIARHAGPWYAYPGAEGVAVTDLIAAALVEVTEGADADATIKELAETLRVQLGMK, encoded by the coding sequence AGGCGCTAGCCGACGCCTTCATGGCCAAGCATCCCGAGATCAAGGTCACCCTGGACGGCCCGGCCGAGGGCTATCCGGAAGGCGTGCAGCGCCTGCTGCGCGAGGCCGTCGCCGGCACCGCGCCGGACGTCGCCTATGTCGGCCTCAACCGCTGGCGCATCCTGCAGGATCGCGGCCTGACCCAGCCGCTCGACGGCTTCCTCGGCGACAACCCGGCCGAGCAGGGCTACACCCCGGCGCTGCTGTCGCTCGGCAGCTTCAAGGGCCAGCAGCATGCGCTGGCGACCTCCGCCTCGACGCTGGTCATGTATGTGAACCCGAAGCTCGTCGAGCAGGCCGGCGGGTCCATGGACAACTTCCCGACCACCTTCGACGGGGTGATCGAGCTCGCCGCCAAGATCAACGCGCTCAGCGACACGATCGACGGTGTGTGGATCGACCGTCACGACTGGCGCTACCAGTCGCTGCTCGGTGCCTATGGCGGGCGTCCGATGAACGAGGACGAGACCGACATCACCTTCGACAGCGAAGCGGGCATCGAGGCCGCGCGCCTCTACCAGCGCTTCGCCAAGGAAGCGGGCATGAAGTCCTACGCCGACAGCGACGCCCGCCAGGCCCTGCCGGCCGGCACGCTCGGCATCATGTTCGAGAGCTCCTCGCTGCAGACCCGCTTCGAGCAGGGCGCGGGCGATGCGTTCAAGGTCACCGTCAAGCCGCTGCCGCTGGGCACCGACGACGAGGCCTCCGTCTACTTCCCGACCGGCGGCTCGGGCATCGTCATGCTGACCAAGGACGAGGCCAAGCAGAAGGCGGCGTGGGAGTACATTTCCTTCGTCACCGGCCCTGAGGGCCAGAAGATCATCGTGGAGAACACCGGCTATGCTCCGGCCAACTCCATCGTGGTCGAGGACAAGGAGTATCTCGGCGCCTTCTACGAGAAGGACCCGAACGCCCTGGTCGCCCACTCCCAGATCGCCCGCCATGCCGGCCCCTGGTACGCCTATCCGGGCGCCGAGGGTGTCGCGGTCACCGACCTGATCGCCGCCGCCCTGGTGGAAGTGACGGAAGGCGCCGACGCCGACGCGACGATCAAGGAGCTGGCCGAGACGCTGCGCGTCCAGCTCGGCATGAAATAA